From the Cydia splendana chromosome 27, ilCydSple1.2, whole genome shotgun sequence genome, one window contains:
- the LOC134803814 gene encoding putative fatty acyl-CoA reductase CG5065 has translation MAAVADIKMDDTKSEANGNDVHTPNLNVQELPELRAGEAEGIADFYDGAVLLVTGGTGFLGKALLEKLLRSCPGINTIYLLLRPKRGLTVEQRYKELLKNQAFDRIRTRWPERLSKLSPITGDVSAPGLGVGLEQKALLAEVTVLFHSAATVRFTEPLHAATALNVQGTASLLTLAQDMPKLKALVHVSTAYSNAPQPNIDERVYPTPYDPDSLVRCAKMLPQHTVNVLAQTLQGEHPNTYTLTKAMAESIVYGHQELPVCIVRPSIVTAALQEPFPGWIDNIYGVTGIVMEISRGTYRSGFCRERYVVDLVPVDLVVNACILAAWRQGTNKAGRCPVYNVTSGSISPLQWGAFTRLCVKWARENPTKYVMWYPNFSFTESRFLNTFWEVTCHLLPAFLYDVLLRAQGRKAIMMKLARRFQMAAATGEYFANHEWQFAIEQLTALHRDASAAADGDNFPHWPEIDWDQYIATYMMGIRKFILKDSADSLQHARTKLNRLYWVYKILQAATGYYFFRALAGRLR, from the exons ATGGCCGCTGTCGCAGATATCAAGATGGATGATAC CAAGAGCGAAGCGAATGGCAACGATGTCCACACTCCCAACCTGAACGTTCAAGAGCTACCAGAATTGCGCGCTGGTGAGGCCGAAGGCATCGCTGACTTTTATGACGGCGCTGTGCTATTGGTCACTGGGGGTACGGGCTTTCTTGGCAAG GCGTTGCTGGAGAAACTCCTGCGCTCCTGCCCTGGAATCAATACCATCTATCTGTTACTGCGACCCAAGAGAGGACTCACGGTCGAGCAACGGTACAAAGAACTGCTCAAGAATcag GCCTTCGACCGCATCCGCACCCGCTGGCCTGAGCGGCTGAGCAAGCTGTCTCCAATCACTGGCGATGTCTCCGCACCTGGACTCGGGGTTGGCCTCGAGCAGAAGGCACTGTTGGCTGAAGTCACCGTGTTGTTCCATTCTGCGGCGACTGTCAG GTTCACAGAGCCGCTACATGCAGCGACGGCGCTGAACGTCCAGGGCACTGCATCGCTACTCACGCTGGCCCAAGACATGCCAAAGCTCAAG GCGCTGGTGCACGTATCAACAGCTTACAGCAACGCCCCGCAGCCGAACATCGATGAGCGCGTGTACCCTACGCCTTACGACCCTGACTCCTTAGTGAGATGTGCCAAAATGTTACCTCAGCACACTGTCAACGTTCTGGCACAAACATTACAG GGTGAACATCCCAACACGTATACACTGACGAAGGCGATGGCCGAGTCGATCGTTTACGGTCACCAGGAGTTACCCGTGTGCATCGTGCGACCCTCGATCG TGACGGCAGCGTTGCAGGAGCCTTTCCCAGGCTGGATAGACAATATCTATGGAGTCACTG GGATCGTGATGGAAATCTCCCGCGGCACATACCGCTCCGGGTTCTGCCGGGAGCGATACGTCGTGGACCTGGTGCCGGTCGACCTGGTGGTCAACGCCTGCATATTGGCTGCCTGGAGACAGGGCACGAACAA GGCGGGACGCTGTCCAGTATACAACGTGACGTCGGGCTCAATCAGTCCACTGCAGTGGGGCGCCTTCACCCGGCTCTGTGTCAAATGGGCGAGAGAGAACCCCaccaa ATACGTGATGTGGTACCCCAATTTCTCATTCACGGAGTCCCGGTTCCTGAATACCTTCTGGGAGGTGACCTGCCACCTCCTGCCTGCGTTCCTCTACGATGTGCTGCTGCGCGCGCAGGGGCGGAAGGCTAT AATGATGAAGCTAGCCCGCCGCTTCCAAATGGCAGCAGCCACCGGCGAGTACTTCGCGAACCACGAATGGCAGTTCGCCATAGAACAACTAACCGCTTTACATCGCGACGCTAGCGCCGCGGCGGACGGCGATAACTTTCCTCATTGGCCGGAGATAGACTGGGACCAGTATATAGCGACTTATATGATGGGGATTAGAAAGTTTATATTGAAGGATAGTGCTGACTCGCTTCAACATGCAAGGACCAAGCTAAACAG gCTGTACTGGGTTTACAAGATACTGCAAGCAGCTACCGGGTATTACTTCTTCAGGGCTCTGGCAGGACGATTGCGGTAG